Proteins encoded by one window of Thermobaculum terrenum ATCC BAA-798:
- a CDS encoding cytochrome c3 family protein gives MAQVFHRSANAFARASIFGVVFALAVIAGVAYVMVRSNYATRIDFTPAQPVPFSHAHHVGGDGIDCRYCHTSVETSSFAGIPPTKTCMNCHSQIWTNSPLLAPVRESYETGKPIEWKRVYDLPEFVYFNHSIHIAKGIGCSTCHGRVDKMQLTYKVTPLNMGWCLDCHANPAKYVRPKSEVFNMEWTPPANQLELGHELVKRYGIQSKTSCSVCHR, from the coding sequence ATGGCACAGGTATTTCATCGCAGCGCTAATGCCTTTGCACGAGCTAGTATCTTTGGTGTAGTGTTTGCTCTTGCTGTTATTGCAGGTGTGGCATATGTGATGGTTAGGTCTAACTATGCCACCCGTATTGACTTTACCCCTGCTCAACCAGTACCCTTCAGCCATGCCCACCATGTGGGTGGAGATGGTATAGACTGTAGGTACTGTCATACTTCTGTAGAAACATCTTCCTTTGCTGGTATCCCCCCCACCAAGACCTGTATGAACTGTCACTCCCAGATATGGACTAACAGCCCACTTCTAGCTCCGGTTAGAGAAAGCTACGAGACTGGCAAACCAATAGAGTGGAAGAGGGTATACGATCTTCCAGAGTTTGTGTATTTCAACCACAGCATACACATAGCCAAAGGCATAGGTTGCTCCACCTGCCACGGCCGTGTGGATAAGATGCAGCTCACCTACAAGGTTACTCCCCTCAACATGGGTTGGTGCTTGGATTGCCATGCTAACCCCGCCAAGTATGTACGTCCCAAGAGCGAGGTGTTCAACATGGAATGGACTCCGCCAGCTAACCAGCTAGAGCTTGGTCAT
- a CDS encoding glycosyltransferase family 39 protein produces the protein MADEADNLGVIYTILAHSGPGPFGLDWKPSPAFSMWVASIFVYFAKNDLLGLRLPSALFSMLALPITYLLYRRYIHPVAAILALTLMSFSVWYLNFSRSGWENINVVLITSLALLLLHKALEKKQWKWWILTGFTASLGLYSYFSGRAILLSLIAYTPIAILLHRKQVTRIVAGYGLLIITAIALFIPQLPSIAADPARFNIRAERVSVLNAADDGYFGHYGIGSILLYQIQRNARFFFDGSVMGGPAYSPPEQPLKDTRPRYSPFGKPLLDPAAALLFALGMILSLFCLRNSALWWVALLVPWFFTQVLSINTPDAARGIGMIPSIYFFVGLALDKIIAVFKNKKARSVAIVISTFIVASVSIWNTIEYFNWASSPEFLEAREPAVPLSQFEQWSKVQQQRAQEHLPPLTVTEWKEIHGDN, from the coding sequence ATGGCCGATGAGGCGGACAATCTTGGTGTTATATACACCATCTTAGCCCACAGTGGACCTGGACCGTTCGGGTTAGATTGGAAGCCATCTCCAGCCTTCTCCATGTGGGTTGCCTCAATATTTGTCTATTTCGCTAAGAACGACCTTCTAGGTTTAAGGCTGCCAAGCGCCCTATTTAGCATGCTGGCTTTACCAATTACTTATCTTCTATACAGGCGATACATTCATCCAGTAGCAGCCATATTAGCCCTCACTCTAATGAGCTTTAGTGTCTGGTATCTCAATTTCTCCCGCTCCGGATGGGAAAACATCAATGTAGTTCTAATTACCTCCCTAGCCTTGCTCCTATTGCACAAGGCCTTGGAAAAGAAACAGTGGAAATGGTGGATCTTAACAGGTTTCACCGCATCCTTGGGGCTATATTCTTACTTCTCTGGCAGGGCAATCCTACTGTCTCTTATAGCCTACACCCCAATAGCTATCTTACTGCATAGAAAACAGGTGACCAGGATTGTTGCAGGGTATGGACTGCTTATAATCACTGCCATAGCACTATTTATCCCTCAACTCCCCTCGATAGCAGCAGACCCCGCTAGATTCAATATAAGAGCCGAAAGGGTAAGTGTGCTCAATGCAGCTGACGATGGGTATTTTGGTCACTATGGTATTGGGAGCATATTGCTTTATCAAATCCAACGCAATGCAAGGTTCTTCTTTGATGGAAGTGTTATGGGAGGTCCTGCATATAGCCCCCCTGAGCAACCCCTGAAAGATACAAGACCTAGATACTCTCCATTTGGTAAACCCCTGCTGGATCCAGCAGCAGCATTACTATTTGCTCTTGGCATGATACTATCACTCTTCTGTCTCCGAAATTCAGCTCTCTGGTGGGTAGCGTTACTCGTGCCGTGGTTCTTCACCCAAGTGCTATCTATCAATACCCCGGATGCAGCACGGGGTATAGGCATGATCCCTTCCATATACTTTTTCGTCGGATTAGCTCTAGACAAAATAATTGCAGTTTTTAAGAACAAAAAGGCTAGAAGTGTAGCAATAGTAATATCGACCTTCATCGTTGCATCTGTCTCAATATGGAACACTATAGAATACTTCAACTGGGCCTCTAGTCCTGAATTTCTTGAAGCCAGAGAACCGGCAGTTCCTCTAAGTCAATTCGAGCAATGGAGCAAAGTACAGCAGCAGAGAGCCCAAGAACATTTACCACCACTAACCGTAACCGAATGGAAGGAAATTCATGGAGACAACTGA
- a CDS encoding menaquinone biosynthetic enzyme MqnA/MqnD family protein, whose amino-acid sequence METTEITIALKSDHIHMPLLWLLESGWLTNDMHSLVVKDDLQAIEAIKSGEATVGLIDPFALEKENIDNLRAMMLCTDAQAPDILAVSAKRLDEIDYYQLSPDFYNTLYEHLVDHLMREYYGIQNRYEQDSTTLESVELARILIGKEALEITEEYEYTENLCLAWWIMHGTPLVRSVLYVPEQHLGVQHIINSKLNILSDFLDQQGPTIAREVSNTTGITLDKWEVLINSLTLTTNEQARKGLRQLLSLSKSKR is encoded by the coding sequence ATGGAGACAACTGAAATCACCATAGCACTCAAATCTGATCATATTCATATGCCTCTGCTTTGGTTGCTTGAGTCCGGATGGTTGACCAATGATATGCATTCCTTAGTGGTAAAAGATGATTTGCAAGCGATTGAAGCAATAAAATCAGGCGAGGCCACAGTAGGACTCATTGACCCTTTCGCCCTGGAGAAAGAGAATATTGACAACTTGAGAGCCATGATGCTCTGTACGGATGCTCAAGCGCCAGATATCCTGGCCGTAAGTGCAAAGAGGCTTGACGAGATCGACTATTACCAATTATCCCCTGATTTTTATAACACTCTCTATGAGCACCTAGTAGACCATCTGATGAGGGAGTACTACGGTATACAAAACAGATACGAGCAGGACTCAACAACCTTGGAATCGGTAGAGCTGGCAAGGATACTTATAGGCAAAGAAGCTCTGGAAATTACCGAAGAATATGAGTACACGGAAAACCTTTGCCTAGCTTGGTGGATAATGCACGGCACGCCGCTGGTCAGGTCTGTATTATACGTTCCAGAACAACACTTGGGAGTGCAACACATAATAAATAGTAAGCTAAATATATTGTCAGACTTTTTGGATCAACAAGGACCAACGATAGCTCGTGAGGTATCAAATACCACAGGCATCACATTAGATAAATGGGAAGTACTAATCAATTCCTTAACACTAACCACCAACGAGCAAGCTAGGAAAGGACTAAGACAGCTTTTGTCCTTGAGTAAGAGCAAGAGATAA
- a CDS encoding arylsulfotransferase family protein: MRSFLAIRLYVLILAVTLLVSSCGSGGRNNSQTPPISVTTNASRLLPSPTALVTLSSPTPEVVPTPKQQLMQPSPTAISEPTPIEQVNSRYIVDVRKVNRIIGRGKVRYFFSRPDIKPPNVTVRASSKSMAYGYIFIAPKKGPGQSGPMIVDNQGEVVWFLPMRAGKRVLDFKVQNYKGNPVLTWWEGALDMKLGSGKGDFVIMNMHYKEIARVKAGNGYYGDLHEFLITPEGTALFLIYHPVTKDLSDLGGVKNTHVIDGIVQEVDIESGRVLFEWHSLDHVGLDESYIPVPKNSGQRYDYFHANSIALDKDGNLLVSARHTWAAYKIDRDTGNIIWRLGGKKSDFTFESKAKFAYQHDVRRQPDGTITLFDNVADSRKNGKSRGLVLRVDEQSKRVELVKEYIHPDRILSMTQGNMQILSNGHVFIGWGSEPFFSEFDQEGNLLFDAQLPTSYDNYRSYRFEWSGEPESAPRIAAQRNRSQDKVTIYVSWNGATSVHNWEVLAGNTPGSLMSLGVSPKMGFETAILLKTNKQYFAVRALDENGNVIGKSSVVKITNMGRD; encoded by the coding sequence ATGAGGTCATTTCTAGCGATCAGGTTGTATGTTCTTATCCTAGCTGTGACCCTACTGGTTAGTAGTTGCGGCTCGGGTGGAAGAAATAATTCGCAAACCCCACCAATCTCAGTTACCACTAATGCATCTAGACTACTGCCATCACCTACAGCTTTGGTCACCTTGTCATCACCTACTCCTGAGGTGGTACCAACTCCCAAACAGCAGCTTATGCAACCTAGCCCTACTGCTATCTCTGAACCGACCCCGATAGAGCAGGTCAATTCACGTTATATAGTAGATGTAAGGAAAGTAAACAGGATTATAGGACGTGGTAAGGTTAGATACTTTTTCTCTCGACCAGATATAAAACCACCTAACGTCACTGTTCGAGCCTCTTCTAAATCCATGGCGTATGGTTATATCTTTATAGCACCTAAGAAGGGCCCTGGTCAGTCCGGCCCCATGATTGTTGATAACCAGGGTGAGGTGGTGTGGTTTCTCCCCATGAGAGCTGGTAAGCGTGTTCTAGATTTCAAGGTACAGAATTATAAGGGTAACCCTGTACTTACTTGGTGGGAGGGAGCGTTGGATATGAAATTGGGGAGTGGAAAGGGTGATTTCGTGATAATGAATATGCACTATAAGGAGATAGCTAGAGTCAAGGCAGGAAATGGTTATTATGGGGATCTCCATGAATTTCTGATTACTCCAGAAGGAACAGCCTTGTTCTTAATTTATCATCCTGTTACTAAGGATCTGTCGGACTTAGGAGGAGTGAAGAACACCCATGTAATAGATGGTATTGTACAGGAGGTGGATATAGAATCCGGTAGAGTGCTTTTTGAGTGGCATAGCTTGGATCATGTAGGGCTAGATGAATCTTATATTCCTGTGCCTAAGAATTCGGGCCAGCGTTACGATTACTTCCATGCTAACTCTATAGCTCTAGATAAAGATGGTAACTTGTTAGTCTCTGCAAGGCATACATGGGCTGCTTATAAGATCGATCGAGATACTGGCAACATCATTTGGAGGCTGGGAGGTAAGAAGAGCGACTTTACTTTCGAATCCAAAGCCAAGTTTGCTTATCAACATGATGTGCGTCGCCAACCTGATGGTACTATTACCTTGTTTGATAATGTTGCAGATTCAAGGAAGAATGGGAAATCTCGTGGGCTTGTCCTTAGGGTTGATGAGCAATCCAAAAGGGTTGAACTTGTGAAGGAGTATATACATCCGGATAGAATCCTTTCTATGACCCAAGGTAATATGCAAATTTTATCGAACGGTCATGTGTTTATAGGTTGGGGATCGGAGCCTTTCTTCTCTGAATTTGACCAGGAGGGGAACCTTTTGTTTGATGCTCAGCTACCGACAAGTTATGATAACTATCGATCATATAGATTTGAGTGGTCTGGTGAGCCGGAAAGTGCTCCTAGAATTGCCGCACAGCGTAATCGAAGTCAAGATAAGGTAACTATATACGTTAGTTGGAATGGTGCTACGAGTGTCCACAACTGGGAGGTACTGGCGGGTAATACTCCAGGTAGCTTGATGTCTTTAGGCGTATCTCCAAAGATGGGATTTGAAACAGCCATCCTCCTCAAGACTAATAAACAATACTTTGCGGTTAGAGCTCTAGATGAAAATGGAAACGTGATAGGGAAGTCATCAGTAGTCAAGATAACGAACATGGGTAGAGATTAG
- the ftsZ gene encoding cell division protein FtsZ, with the protein MHKLVRSDSQSSYSSFADSNRLAVIKVIGVGGAGGNAVSRMIDAEVKDVEFIVMNTDAQDILHSEADVRISIGDKLTKGLGAGGDPSVGAKAAEESQDEIYDALKGADMVFITAGMGGGTGTGASPIVAQIARDVGALTVGVVTRPFSFEGSKRRAVAEEGIQRLKEHVDTLIVIPNDRILQLVEKRTTVKEAFHMADDVLRQAIQGISELITEHGNINCDFADVKAIMSNAGSALMAIGRGTGENRAVEAARAAIESPLLELSIEGAKGVLFNITGSEDLGMLELHEAAQLIQEAADPEANIIFGHVIDNRLQDEVKITLIATGFDNVKRVPSNKPVSIQKEPQTQKPPAQEDYDIPAFLRLRQR; encoded by the coding sequence ATCCATAAACTCGTTAGAAGCGATAGCCAGTCATCCTACTCATCCTTTGCTGATAGCAATCGTCTAGCCGTTATAAAAGTCATTGGTGTAGGCGGAGCCGGGGGAAACGCCGTTAGCCGCATGATAGATGCGGAAGTTAAGGATGTCGAATTCATTGTTATGAATACAGACGCACAGGATATTCTTCACTCTGAAGCCGACGTCAGGATATCTATAGGAGATAAGTTGACTAAGGGGCTGGGCGCTGGCGGAGATCCATCAGTAGGGGCTAAGGCAGCAGAGGAGAGCCAGGATGAGATCTATGATGCCCTTAAAGGTGCTGATATGGTTTTCATAACGGCTGGTATGGGTGGCGGTACTGGCACCGGGGCTTCCCCCATTGTGGCTCAGATAGCGCGTGATGTAGGAGCGCTTACCGTAGGGGTAGTAACGCGGCCGTTCTCCTTTGAGGGTTCCAAGAGGCGAGCTGTTGCAGAGGAAGGTATACAGCGTCTGAAGGAGCATGTGGATACCCTGATAGTTATACCTAACGACAGGATTCTTCAGCTGGTCGAGAAGCGGACTACCGTCAAGGAAGCATTCCACATGGCGGACGACGTACTCAGGCAGGCTATCCAAGGTATAAGCGAACTTATTACAGAACATGGCAATATCAACTGTGACTTCGCTGATGTAAAGGCCATCATGAGCAATGCTGGATCTGCATTGATGGCGATTGGCAGGGGAACCGGAGAAAATAGAGCAGTAGAGGCAGCGCGAGCTGCTATAGAAAGCCCGCTTCTGGAGCTATCTATAGAGGGCGCTAAAGGTGTCCTCTTCAACATAACGGGCAGCGAAGACCTGGGAATGCTCGAACTACATGAAGCCGCCCAACTTATACAAGAAGCGGCAGATCCGGAGGCAAACATCATATTCGGTCACGTTATAGACAATAGGCTGCAGGATGAGGTCAAGATCACGCTTATAGCCACAGGGTTCGATAACGTCAAGCGAGTTCCAAGCAACAAACCGGTTTCTATCCAGAAGGAGCCACAAACCCAAAAGCCTCCAGCACAGGAGGACTATGATATACCGGCATTTCTCCGCCTCAGACAGAGGTAG
- the ftsA gene encoding cell division protein FtsA, which yields MPKPKVMVGIDIGTTKVCTLVVEVAEDAPMKVLGVGLSSSQGISKGVITDIDAATEALASSVDKAERLSGYKIGSAIVGISGAHVSCLQSHGELLLPDGGYIDAADVEKVLQSARHIDLPPQKEVLHVIPRQYEVDGNGGIKDPVGLSGFKLEVDAHVIAAHVGAVQNLLKVIHRVGLEVDDLVLQPLASSCSVLTEPERDLGVMLIDIGGGTTDVAIFVEDAIWHTAVIPLGGNNITNDLSIVLGIKTDVAEKIKVESADVSGEEELNSSSLPGLGSTLRVEGLSDGEYKTVSRNLVNEIVDSRISEIFALVLSELRRSGYDDMVPAGAVLTGGTAQLKGIVDKAEKVLDMPVRLGAPEGLSGLSEAVHNPAFSTSVGLPLWRFRSEAAASRLSKLPERRSGAAKLVGWFREFLP from the coding sequence ATGCCGAAGCCTAAGGTAATGGTTGGCATCGATATAGGCACCACCAAGGTATGTACTTTGGTGGTAGAGGTTGCCGAAGATGCCCCAATGAAGGTGCTTGGCGTAGGACTCTCCTCAAGCCAGGGCATATCCAAGGGTGTAATTACAGATATTGATGCTGCTACCGAGGCTTTGGCAAGCTCAGTAGATAAGGCAGAGCGACTATCAGGTTATAAGATAGGCTCAGCCATAGTTGGTATATCTGGGGCTCATGTTAGTTGTTTACAGAGTCATGGAGAGCTCCTACTCCCGGACGGTGGGTACATAGATGCCGCTGATGTAGAGAAAGTACTACAGTCTGCTCGCCATATAGATCTGCCACCTCAGAAAGAAGTGCTTCATGTCATACCTCGCCAATATGAGGTGGATGGTAATGGTGGCATCAAAGATCCAGTTGGGCTTAGCGGCTTTAAGCTGGAAGTTGATGCTCATGTGATTGCTGCTCATGTAGGGGCTGTACAGAACCTGTTGAAGGTGATCCATAGAGTTGGATTGGAAGTTGACGATCTTGTATTACAGCCTTTGGCAAGCAGTTGTTCTGTGCTCACAGAGCCTGAACGTGATCTGGGAGTTATGCTTATAGATATTGGTGGTGGTACCACCGACGTGGCTATCTTTGTTGAAGATGCTATATGGCACACCGCTGTAATACCTCTGGGAGGTAATAACATAACTAATGACCTCTCAATAGTTTTGGGGATAAAGACAGACGTAGCAGAGAAAATTAAGGTAGAATCAGCGGATGTATCTGGCGAGGAGGAGTTGAATTCGAGTTCTCTACCTGGTTTGGGTTCTACGTTGAGGGTGGAGGGATTATCTGATGGAGAATATAAGACCGTATCCCGAAACCTCGTGAATGAGATAGTTGACTCTCGAATCAGTGAGATTTTTGCCTTGGTCTTGAGTGAGCTAAGACGTAGCGGATATGATGATATGGTGCCGGCTGGTGCCGTTCTAACAGGAGGCACGGCCCAACTCAAGGGCATAGTTGATAAGGCTGAGAAGGTACTTGATATGCCTGTGAGACTAGGAGCCCCCGAGGGGTTGTCGGGGTTATCAGAAGCCGTACACAATCCGGCTTTTTCCACATCGGTAGGGCTCCCATTGTGGCGCTTTAGGTCAGAGGCTGCCGCTTCTAGGTTAAGTAAACTACCTGAGCGTCGCTCTGGGGCCGCAAAACTGGTAGGCTGGTTCAGAGAATTTTTACCATAA
- a CDS encoding cell division protein FtsQ/DivIB, which yields MLAKDRSHVKPKLSWKQKLLRLSLVLGFIGALILLWQAYNSDLLRVQEVKVRGVSHLTESYVIQRSGILGANILTLNTGEVEARLRDIPYVDTAKVSRGLSNRVYIDIVERQPAIVWMSGGSKFLVDSSGKVLEEVSATPRMPLLEANTKGDVHPGSTLDPKLVASTLTLFSGLPEDIRASVEKVKYTPGVGYEVISSAGWTAVVGDDDRLEAKVAILSKILTLGDVSFIDVSTPATPYYRLRKS from the coding sequence TTGCTTGCTAAGGATAGGTCTCATGTAAAGCCGAAGCTGAGTTGGAAGCAAAAGCTTCTGAGACTTTCCCTTGTGCTGGGATTTATTGGTGCTTTGATTCTCCTTTGGCAGGCTTATAACTCTGACCTATTGCGGGTTCAGGAGGTTAAGGTTAGGGGGGTAAGCCATCTAACAGAGAGCTATGTGATTCAAAGATCTGGAATATTAGGTGCAAATATTCTCACCTTGAATACCGGTGAGGTAGAAGCCAGACTAAGGGATATTCCCTATGTAGATACTGCTAAGGTTAGCAGAGGGTTATCTAATAGGGTTTACATCGATATAGTTGAGAGGCAACCTGCCATAGTTTGGATGTCTGGTGGGAGTAAATTCCTTGTGGACAGTTCTGGTAAAGTCCTGGAAGAGGTGTCTGCTACACCAAGGATGCCTCTCCTGGAGGCTAACACCAAGGGTGATGTACATCCAGGAAGCACCTTGGATCCTAAGCTAGTTGCTTCCACTCTCACTTTGTTTTCAGGTCTCCCTGAGGATATAAGGGCCAGTGTGGAGAAGGTCAAATACACACCAGGTGTGGGATACGAGGTAATATCTTCTGCCGGATGGACCGCTGTAGTAGGCGATGACGACAGGCTTGAAGCCAAGGTGGCTATATTGTCTAAGATACTAACTTTGGGTGACGTGTCATTTATTGACGTGAGTACACCTGCAACTCCCTATTATAGGCTGCGAAAAAGTTAA
- a CDS encoding D-alanine--D-alanine ligase — MKRYRLLLLFGGRSAEHDVSVASAISMMKALKDSDIDILPCGITREGTWKVGEEAVKMLASSALFAGDSDVRDIVPVDSQPRSVPEALSAVDVVFPLLHGPYGEDGTVQGFLELVNVPYVGSGVLGSSLSMDKIAMKKMFESEGLPITRYLGILRSDWLSDPEGIISKIESELEYPVFVKPANLGSSIGITKAKDRSSLLQALELASKYDRRLIVEQGVEARELECAVLGNDYPRASVVGEILPGDEFYTFEAKYISESSKTIIPADIPPSVSDEIRDYAVRAFKAVDAAGLARVDFFLTSENKVLVNEINTIPGFTPISMYPKLWEASGLSYPDLVRKLLDLAMERHADKQHRVIPLWEAS; from the coding sequence GTGAAGAGGTACAGGTTACTTCTGTTGTTCGGTGGGAGATCAGCAGAACACGATGTGTCGGTAGCTAGCGCTATATCTATGATGAAGGCGCTCAAAGATAGCGATATAGACATTCTCCCTTGTGGTATCACTAGAGAGGGGACTTGGAAGGTTGGTGAGGAGGCGGTCAAGATGCTCGCTTCCTCTGCTCTCTTTGCCGGCGATTCGGATGTTAGGGATATAGTCCCTGTAGATTCACAGCCTAGGAGTGTTCCTGAAGCCTTGAGCGCTGTTGATGTAGTCTTTCCCCTGCTGCATGGCCCTTATGGGGAAGATGGCACTGTTCAGGGCTTTCTTGAGTTAGTTAACGTACCATATGTTGGTTCTGGGGTGTTGGGCTCCTCCCTGAGCATGGACAAGATAGCTATGAAGAAGATGTTTGAGTCTGAGGGGCTACCGATCACAAGATACCTGGGGATACTGAGAAGTGATTGGCTCTCCGACCCTGAAGGCATTATTTCTAAGATTGAATCAGAGCTTGAGTATCCAGTTTTCGTCAAACCTGCAAATCTTGGGTCAAGCATAGGAATTACAAAAGCTAAAGATAGAAGCTCCTTACTGCAGGCACTAGAATTAGCCTCAAAGTATGATCGCAGGCTGATAGTCGAACAGGGAGTTGAGGCTAGAGAGCTCGAATGTGCGGTTCTCGGAAACGATTACCCCAGGGCATCTGTTGTTGGAGAGATACTACCAGGAGACGAATTTTATACATTCGAAGCCAAATATATAAGCGAATCCTCCAAGACTATCATTCCAGCAGATATACCACCAAGTGTTTCTGATGAAATTAGAGATTACGCAGTCAGAGCCTTCAAGGCAGTGGATGCTGCAGGTCTGGCAAGAGTAGATTTTTTCCTAACTAGCGAAAATAAAGTCCTCGTAAACGAGATAAATACGATACCAGGATTCACCCCTATTAGTATGTATCCTAAGCTATGGGAAGCTTCCGGGCTATCCTATCCTGATCTTGTGAGGAAACTGTTGGATCTAGCTATGGAGAGGCATGCTGATAAGCAGCATAGGGTTATCCCCCTCTGGGAGGCTTCATAG
- the murB gene encoding UDP-N-acetylmuramate dehydrogenase, producing the protein MSPSQMVTPKIEYNEPLWKHTSVKVGGPARLFTRVRGSEELLNAVRWAIAENMPFMVIGSGSNIVVADAGFNGLVINSISRDVRVVREEDDQVIVELDAGTFLPTAAKKLASLGLAGLEWGVGIPGTVGGAVVGNAGAYGGDTAERLVDIDAIDLRGEFITLTNEELAFQYRSSAIKRGEIEIAAVIRARYRVFRSDPNLINIKIRHFLMERKRKEPVEPSIGSTFKNPPGNYAGAIIESAGLKGLRVGGAMVSPKHANYIINTGNATASDIRDLVETIRDLVLERKGIRLETEIEFKGDW; encoded by the coding sequence TTGAGTCCTAGTCAAATGGTTACCCCGAAAATAGAGTATAATGAACCCCTTTGGAAACATACCTCAGTCAAGGTCGGTGGTCCTGCAAGGTTGTTTACTCGTGTCAGGGGGAGTGAGGAACTACTCAATGCTGTCCGTTGGGCTATAGCAGAGAATATGCCTTTTATGGTAATTGGGTCTGGTAGCAATATCGTAGTTGCTGACGCAGGCTTTAACGGACTTGTCATAAATTCCATAAGTAGAGATGTAAGAGTCGTCCGGGAAGAGGATGATCAGGTCATAGTCGAGCTTGATGCCGGTACTTTTCTTCCAACTGCCGCTAAGAAGCTTGCTTCGCTTGGGCTAGCGGGCCTGGAGTGGGGAGTGGGTATTCCTGGGACAGTGGGGGGTGCTGTTGTAGGTAATGCAGGTGCTTACGGTGGTGACACGGCGGAGCGCCTGGTAGATATTGATGCAATAGATCTCAGAGGAGAGTTTATAACTCTTACTAATGAAGAGCTTGCTTTTCAATATAGGAGCAGTGCGATCAAGCGAGGGGAGATCGAGATTGCGGCGGTGATAAGAGCCCGCTACAGGGTGTTTAGATCTGACCCGAACCTTATCAACATCAAGATTAGGCACTTTCTTATGGAGAGAAAGCGCAAAGAACCAGTAGAGCCGAGTATAGGATCGACTTTCAAAAACCCACCAGGTAATTACGCTGGAGCCATTATAGAATCAGCGGGTCTGAAGGGACTTCGAGTTGGTGGTGCAATGGTATCTCCAAAGCACGCTAACTATATCATAAATACTGGTAATGCCACTGCCTCTGATATTAGAGACCTGGTGGAAACGATTCGAGATTTGGTATTGGAAAGAAAAGGTATAAGGCTTGAGACAGAGATAGAGTTCAAGGGAGATTGGTAG